The Arthrobacter sp. D5-1 genome segment GAGTCAACAACCTTGGTGCCGGCGTTGGCGATGTCCTCGAACTTGGTGAGGAGGGTGGCCGGATCCAACTGCTTGAGCATGGCCTGCTGTACGCATTGCTGGCGGGCAATGCGGGCGTAGTCATCCACGAATTCGCGGGAGCGGCCGTACCAGAGGGCATGGAAACCATCCAGGTGCTGGTCACCGGCCGGGATCCAGCCGTCCGGCATGCCATGGATCCCATTGGCCTCATCAGTGACGGGACCACTGATGGGAACCCAGCCGCCGGCCTTGATGCGGATGCCGCCCATGGCGTCGATGAGTTTGGCAAAGCCATCCATGTCCACCAGGACGTAGGCCTGGACAGTGATTCCGAGCGTGCCGGAGACCGCCTCCAAGGTGGCCTGGGCGCCGGGATCGGCAACTCCGGGGTAGAGGTTCTGGTAGTTGTTGGTGACCTCGGTATTGACGGCATTGATGAGGCATTCGTCACCGCAGTTGTAGCCCTCAGGGTAGATCTCACGCATGGGTGAGCCCTCGCTGAACTGGGCGTTTTGAAGGTTGCGGGGGACGGAGATGATGGCGCTCTCGCCGGTCTTGGCGTCGACACTGATGACGGAGAGGCTGTCCGGGCGGCGGCCCGTCCTGTCATCCCCGGCGTCGCCACCCATCATGAGGAAGTTGTAACGCCCGTCCACGGGATCGATGGCCGGGCCGGCGTTGAAAATACTGCCGATGGCGTTCCGGCTGACGTTCAGGACGTAGGCGATGTAACCCAGCGAGCCGCTGGCAAGCACTGTAGAGACTGCCAGGACCACGGCAATGATGGGTCGCATCCCCGGAGCCAGCAGGGCAGGCCTGATGATCCGCAGGGTGTTGAGGAACAGATAGGCCCATCCCAGAGCCAAAGCAACAAGGACCACGATGATGAAGAGTGAACCGATCGGATGGGTAAAAATACTGAGCAACACGGTGCGGTTCACCAACGCGATGAACAGGGTAACCAGCGCCAGTGCCCACACGGTGAGCGTGACGCGCAACGCCATCCGGCCAAGTTTTCGGTCTCCGGCAACAATCTGGGCGCTGCCGGGGATAAAGAGCGTGAGGAGCACCAGCACGAAGGCGCGTTTGGTCCGCACCGGGGCGCTGGCCCCGGACGGATAGCGGACGGGATCAGTCAGGGCGGAACCGGGCTGATTCGAAGTCTTGTGCATGGTAGTCAACCGCTGCCTTCCTAGCGGGAGCCCCGGTCTGAAGCGTTGGCAGGGGAGAAGACTTCCTCTACTTTGCGGCGCAGGTTTTCGCCCTTCTTGCTGGCGACGTCATTGAGCTCCTGGGCAAAATCGAGCAGATCTGCGCGGAGCTTCGCTGCGAGTTCGTCCGTTCCCGAGGCCAGCATCCGGACAGCCAGGAGACCGGCATTGCGGGCCCCGGCAATGGACACCGTGGCCACCGGGACACCGGCAGGCATCTGGACGATGGACAGCAGGGAGTCCATGCCATCCAGGGTCTTCAGGGGCACGGGGACGCCGATCACAGGAAGCGGTGTCACCGAGGCCAGCATGCCGGGAAGATGGGCGGCCCCGCCCGCACCGGCGATGATGACCCGCAGTCCACGCTCGTGGGCAGTCTGGCCGTAACGGATCATTTCGGTGGGCATGCGGTGCGCAGAAACGACGTCCGCCTCAAAGGGGATACCGAATTCTGCCAGGGCGTCCGCTGCAGCTTCCATGACGGGCCAGTCCGAATCCGAACCCATCACGAGCCCTACCAGCGGGGCTGTTGCTTCTGACGTCATGCGGTCTCCTCAAGGGTGGTCTGCTCGGGCTTGCGGCCGTCGCGGATGATGTTGGCCACGACCGTGGCGCGCTGGCGGACAGAGTCGACGTCGGAGACCGAACTGCCTACGAGGTTCACGTGGCCGATCTTGCGGCCGGGACGAACGGACTTGCCATAGGAGTGGACCTTGGCTGCGGGCTCGTAGGCCAAGGCAAGGGGGAAGGCCTTGAACAGGTCCTGGTTCTCGCCGCCGAGGAAATTCTTCATGACCACCACGGGCGCCAGCGCGTCGGTTGCGCCGAGCGGTAGGTCCAGCACAGCCCGAAGGTGCTGTTCGAACTGGCTGGTAATGGAGCCGTCCTGGGTCCAGTGCCCCGTATTGTGCGGACGCATGGCAAGTTCGTTGATGAGGAAGCCTGCACCGACACCCGGGGTCTCAAAGAGTTCTGCAGCCATGACGCCGGTGACGCCAAGCTCGTTGGCGATCCGCAACGCAGCTTCCTCGGCGGCAGCGGCCACCTCAACGGGGATGTTCTGGGCCGGTGCGATGACTTCGTCGCAGACACCGTCCACCTGAATGGTGTGGACCACGGGCCAGGCCCGCGATTCGCCGCCGGGGGTGCGGGCGACCAGTGCCGAGAGTTCGCGGCTGAAGTCCACCTTTGCCTCTGCAAGCAAGGGGCTCATGGCCTGGAACCAATCGGCGGTCTCCGCGGCGTCCTCTGCTGAGTGGACAATCCTGACGCCTTTGCCGTCGTAACCGCCGCGTGGTGTCTTCAGGACAACGGGCCAGCCGATGCGGTCGCCAAAAGCCACCAGCTCTTCAACGCTGTTGACCGCGGACCACTCTGGATTGGGAAGACCGAGGCGGTCGATCGCAGCCCGCATCACCAGCTTGTCCTGGGCATTGACCAGTGCGTCGGGGCCGGGCTGGACGTTGACGCCGGCATCCAGAAGGGCCCGCAAGTGTTCAGTGGGGACATGTTCGTGGTCGAACGTCAGCACGTCCAGGCCCTTGGAGAACTCAAGGAGAGCGTTCAGGTCCTTGTAGTCGCCGATCGGGGCTGTGGCCACCGCGGCAACAGCCGAAACGTCCTCACCCTCAGCCAAAACACGGAGTTCGAAGCCCAAGGCGGTAGCGGGCGGAGCCATCATTCGTGCGAGCTGGCCGCCGCCAACAACGCCAATTACTGGAAAAGTCACAAGGTTCAGCCTACCGAACCGGTGGCGTGATCACTGATTCTGCCGCCCTCGCGGCTGCTTTTTCCACAGCTCCGGCGGCATGAGGGCGCCAGTATCGGCGTTCTCACAGTCACCTCAAAGGCAGTGCGGGGAAATCGGGGCTAAAATGGACTTGGCCCATCGGCCCACCTTTTCAACGGCCATGGAGGGTCATGATCACCACACTTGCAGATCGCATCCGCGGACTCGCCTCGCTTTTTTGGCGCGAAGTAGCGAAGTTCGGCGCCGTCGGCGGTGTTGCTTTTGTCATTGACTCGGCCGTTTTCATCTGGCTGTTCTCCGGACCGATGCACGGCAGCGAAGTGTGGGCCAAGGCCATAGCAACCATCGTTGCAAGTGTTTTCTCGTGGGTCGCAAACCGTTTTTGGACATTCCGCCACCGCAAGCAGGCGAATGTGGTCCGTGAGGCCGTGTTGTTCGCCATCATGAACCTGGTGGGGCTCCTGATCGCATCCGGTTGCGTTTGGTTCGCCAAGTACATCCTGGACCTGAACGACAAGCCCTCACTGTTCATCGCCGGCAGTGTGGTAGGCCTTGTCCTGGGCACCATCTTCCGCTTCTTTGCCTACCGTTTTTGGGTGTTCAACGAAGAACTGGATGCCGAGCCGGAGTTCTCGCATGACCACGAGATCATCGAACTCCACCACAAAGCCAAGAGCGAGGCCGGAGCTGCCAACCCCGGCACCGGCGAGTTGCCGTCCGTTAAGAACGGCTGACCCGCTCGTTCTCCAGCAGGTGCTCGGTCACCTCGAGGTCAGGGTGTACCAGCACTACCGAGCCGTCGCCGCGCCAGGCGCCCAGTGATGATGCCAGGCATTTCTCCAGGCCGTCTGTTGCGCGTACCAGCAGGCGGACGCCGGGTTCGTGGCCAGCGGCAAATTCCTTCATGAGGGCTTCGTGGGTGAGTTCCGAGGCACCCCGCACTGCGGGCAAATCCGGGGCGGGCTCGTTGTGGGCCATAAAGACGTCGCCATGGGAGCGGACTTCCGCCGCGTAATCCACGACGCCGGATGGCAGCTCACCGGGCCAACGCATCGCAAGTGCTGCGAGCGGTACGGCCACCACTGCGTCGAAACCGGACCCGTCGCCGTCGTCGGGACTGTCGGTGACCAGGAGATCCGCGGAGGTGCGGTCAAAGACCACCTCCATGCCAAGCTGCCAAGCCGCCAACGCCCAGACGAAGGACTTCCAGTGCGCGGGAAGGTCCAGTCGGATGGTCATGCCGGGTTCCGCGTCCAGCTCGTCCTGCAGGAGGTTGCTGGTCTTGGCCACCCAGTTGTCCAGGACGCGGCCCGAAAGCTCCACCCGCTCGGAGCCAGGCCCGTACCACGTAAGCCGTGGTGAGGTTGAATGGCCGGATCGCAGGGCGGTCATCAGGTTCGCTGCCGGGATGCTCATGCGTCAATCTTGCCACGGTGGCCCCGCGCCGTCCCGGGGATTATCACCGGGATTGTGAATTGCGACACAGGACATTTTCTCCAGTCGGTGGGCGCCTCGCGTCGCTAGGCTTAATTTTCCGCGGAAATTCAATGAAAGTTCACGTAAATCGATCCGGGCCTCCCGTTTTCCGCAGAGACACGCAGTGGCACGGGCAAAATCTTGGGCGTGGCGCATCCCACGTTTCTGCGGATTCTTGATTATTATCCCGGCGCAGCTTGACTGACGGGTAGTTACACGCGTGTAATTAGTAATCAAACGCCGCTGCACAGATATCCGGAACGTCGCCGGGAATCGGAAATACATCCAAGCAGCAGCTGCAAAATCAGGAGGGACGCCATGGGGCAAGCGTTGCGTATCCAGGAAGATGCAGTCGTCGCAGAACATGCGTCGGTGAAATACCGTTCGCGGGAAGTACCGGGTGATTGGTACGTCGACCCAGCGGATCCGGAAGCGGCAGACCGCTACAACCAGAATGTGCAGGACTCTTTGGAGGATCAGGCAACTGCCCTCCTGGCTGCACATGAGGCGCTGATCGGCGATTTGCCTGCAGGGCCGGAAGAAGACTTGGACGACCCTCCCATGGAGGTGCGTCGTCCGCTGGAAACTCCGGGGCAGCCCGTATGGATCGGCCTGCCGGGCCAAGGAGACTTCGATGACGAAGGTGAACTTGGCTGGCAGACTGATGCACTGTGTGCTCAAACCGATCCGGAAGCTTTCTTCCCGGAAAAGGGTGGTTCCACCAGGGACGCCAAGAAAGTCTGCGGGGCGTGCAACGTCCGTTCGCAGTGCTTGGAATATGCCCTCGCCAATGATGAGCGGTTCGGTATTTGGGGCGGACTCTCCGAACGGGAGCGTCGTCGGCTAAGGAAGCGAGCGGTCTAATTCTCAAGGAAGTTTACGTTACCGCCGTTGTGGTCTCCCACAACGGCGGCAACTATCTCCCCAGGACACTGGCGGCATTGTCGGACCAAACGCGTCCGGCAGATGCCGCCATTGGCGTTGATACAGGTTCCACGGACAATTCGCTGGACATGCTTCGCGAAGCTTTCGGCCAAGGCAATGTCACAACCTTCCAGCAGGCGAAATCCGGTTTTGGCGCAGCAGTTCAGGCAGGCCTCCACGAGCTGGCGCATGACCAGGATGCCACCGGCGATGACCGTGGAAACCGCGCCGGCTCTGTTGACTGGATCTGGCTCCTTCACGACGACGCCGCTCCGGCACCCGACGCCTTGGCGGAACTTCTGCACGCCGTGGAACGGGCCCCATCGGTGACAGTGGCCGGTTGCAAGCAGCTCGGTTGGGACAATGAGCGGCACCTGGTGGACGTAGGACTCTCCACGAGCCGCTGGGCCGAACGCCTGACCCTGATCGATGCGGACGAAGTAGACCAGGGGCAATACGATGCCCGCACGGACACCTTCGCCGTGAATTCTGCCGGGATGCTGATCCGCCGCGACGTCTGGGAGTTGCTGCAGGGCTTTGATCCTGCGCTGCCTGGCAGCGGCGACGACGTGGACTTCTGCTGGCGGAACTGGCTGGCCGGCAATCGCGTGGTGGTGGTTGCCAGCGCCAGGATGTTCCACGTGGAGCACCGTCCCCATGGGTTGGGCACCTCCTCAGCCGCGCGCAAAGCCCAAATTCATCTGCGGCTCAAGCACGCTCCCTGGTGGAAGGTTCCGTTCCAGGCCGCGGGAGCCCTGTTCGGTGCCATCGTTCGACTTATGCTGAGCATTCTGGTCAAGGAACCGGGATACGGCTTCTCGCAGTTCACGGCAACCGTTGCCGCCTTGGTTCGGCCGGTCGCCATTGCGCGGGGCCGCCGGGTTGCCGCAAGCACACGCCGGGTGCACCGTTCGGTGGTCCGCGGCCTGCAAACATCAACCCGTGAAGTCCGATCCAACAGGCGGTCTTTGCTGGAGGCGATCCGCCCCAGTGACGACCCGTCCGCAGTTTCGGACCTTCTGGCTCCCGAACCCAGCGGAGATGCCGCTGACGACTTCGCATCCTTGGCAACGAACGAACGCGGTTGGGTGGGAACAGGCGCCGTCGCGGCGGCCCTGCTGGCCCTTGCCGCAGCGCTTGTTGGACTGCTTGGGCTGCTCCGCTCCGGCGTCGTGGCCGGTGGCGGCCTCATCCCGCTCTCTGCAACGCCTGGAGACATCTGGGCCAATGCCTCCACATGGTGGATCTCCCTCGGCGCAGGATTGCCGGGGCATGGGGATCCCTTTGGCTACGTGCTGTGGCTGCTGTCCCTCGTTGGCGGGGGAGACGGCAACTCGGCCATGGCTTGGCTGCTCATCCTGGCCATGCCGCTGTCCGCTGTCGGCGCATGGTTCGCAGCGGGCGCTTTGACCACCAAGCGTCGTTTCAGGACTGTTGCCGCCCTGGCATGGTCTGCCGCCCCCGCCCTGCTGGTCGCGATCAATGAAGGCCGCGCAGGCGCCTTGGTTGCCCATGTG includes the following:
- a CDS encoding LCP family protein yields the protein MHKTSNQPGSALTDPVRYPSGASAPVRTKRAFVLVLLTLFIPGSAQIVAGDRKLGRMALRVTLTVWALALVTLFIALVNRTVLLSIFTHPIGSLFIIVVLVALALGWAYLFLNTLRIIRPALLAPGMRPIIAVVLAVSTVLASGSLGYIAYVLNVSRNAIGSIFNAGPAIDPVDGRYNFLMMGGDAGDDRTGRRPDSLSVISVDAKTGESAIISVPRNLQNAQFSEGSPMREIYPEGYNCGDECLINAVNTEVTNNYQNLYPGVADPGAQATLEAVSGTLGITVQAYVLVDMDGFAKLIDAMGGIRIKAGGWVPISGPVTDEANGIHGMPDGWIPAGDQHLDGFHALWYGRSREFVDDYARIARQQCVQQAMLKQLDPATLLTKFEDIANAGTKVVDSNISSNQLGSFVDLALKSKNQPVKRLTIGPPDFDASFSTVPDFDLIHSKVQEVLASSNAPKADDAVVSPNGAAAGTIVAAGPVAGRLPTSQLPSPSADFTPVTTTPDGTPITIELLNGLKAQGDEQGIRDLVATNGQCAPL
- a CDS encoding GtrA family protein, whose product is MITTLADRIRGLASLFWREVAKFGAVGGVAFVIDSAVFIWLFSGPMHGSEVWAKAIATIVASVFSWVANRFWTFRHRKQANVVREAVLFAIMNLVGLLIASGCVWFAKYILDLNDKPSLFIAGSVVGLVLGTIFRFFAYRFWVFNEELDAEPEFSHDHEIIELHHKAKSEAGAANPGTGELPSVKNG
- the purE gene encoding 5-(carboxyamino)imidazole ribonucleotide mutase: MTSEATAPLVGLVMGSDSDWPVMEAAADALAEFGIPFEADVVSAHRMPTEMIRYGQTAHERGLRVIIAGAGGAAHLPGMLASVTPLPVIGVPVPLKTLDGMDSLLSIVQMPAGVPVATVSIAGARNAGLLAVRMLASGTDELAAKLRADLLDFAQELNDVASKKGENLRRKVEEVFSPANASDRGSR
- a CDS encoding TIGR03089 family protein — protein: MSIPAANLMTALRSGHSTSPRLTWYGPGSERVELSGRVLDNWVAKTSNLLQDELDAEPGMTIRLDLPAHWKSFVWALAAWQLGMEVVFDRTSADLLVTDSPDDGDGSGFDAVVAVPLAALAMRWPGELPSGVVDYAAEVRSHGDVFMAHNEPAPDLPAVRGASELTHEALMKEFAAGHEPGVRLLVRATDGLEKCLASSLGAWRGDGSVVLVHPDLEVTEHLLENERVSRS
- a CDS encoding WhiB family transcriptional regulator encodes the protein MGQALRIQEDAVVAEHASVKYRSREVPGDWYVDPADPEAADRYNQNVQDSLEDQATALLAAHEALIGDLPAGPEEDLDDPPMEVRRPLETPGQPVWIGLPGQGDFDDEGELGWQTDALCAQTDPEAFFPEKGGSTRDAKKVCGACNVRSQCLEYALANDERFGIWGGLSERERRRLRKRAV
- a CDS encoding 5-(carboxyamino)imidazole ribonucleotide synthase, which gives rise to MMAPPATALGFELRVLAEGEDVSAVAAVATAPIGDYKDLNALLEFSKGLDVLTFDHEHVPTEHLRALLDAGVNVQPGPDALVNAQDKLVMRAAIDRLGLPNPEWSAVNSVEELVAFGDRIGWPVVLKTPRGGYDGKGVRIVHSAEDAAETADWFQAMSPLLAEAKVDFSRELSALVARTPGGESRAWPVVHTIQVDGVCDEVIAPAQNIPVEVAAAAEEAALRIANELGVTGVMAAELFETPGVGAGFLINELAMRPHNTGHWTQDGSITSQFEQHLRAVLDLPLGATDALAPVVVMKNFLGGENQDLFKAFPLALAYEPAAKVHSYGKSVRPGRKIGHVNLVGSSVSDVDSVRQRATVVANIIRDGRKPEQTTLEETA